The proteins below come from a single Minwuia thermotolerans genomic window:
- a CDS encoding multiheme c-type cytochrome has protein sequence MMNASGRRTEFRALVARFGGLAMAAFLAFGVSSAQAQSDTEAQKLGDEAHTELFSEDMFPSASKCAACHEEIYREWSSSNHAYASISPMFHKFEQAITNLTQGTIGTFCVRCHQSVGTTLGESRAAPLWERSQVAREGITCITCHRVNNTYYKVNGERRIEPGRIYAPVYTNSDGETLKKVIKDKSFYRVATSDEERGNQIHTEVVKFEQISKSEFCASCHQVAVNLGIKLEVVWDQYRDSPALREGITCQECHMGKVPGRAEGYAQGPAAVVNGEEINPDRRRSNHAFYGPGYPIAHPGIFPHNPVAENWTIEEWLQFDWRAGWGTEEFEDKVYNGEIEVDFPEVWSSEDDRFEARYIIEENLEGLEYKKELRRAVMENGSHLDGPFFDGAPRVGQDFQFAYKVTNTNSGHNLPSGSLGAQPEIWLNVALTDPDGNRIWESGYVDSAGDMADLHSEDVQQGKIEHDRQLFNLQTKFLTTNVKGTDREMFLPVNFDVDQRPFLRQPNVPTTVLNHPQFVRMEARSIPPLSSRDAEYSVPGELLTKPGTYKLSARMRSRAEPIYFMRFVGATKEMEQSMNQWMLDMHPYTVEIEVQ, from the coding sequence ATGATGAACGCATCAGGACGACGGACGGAATTCCGCGCCCTGGTCGCACGCTTCGGCGGGCTGGCCATGGCGGCATTTCTGGCCTTCGGGGTCTCCAGCGCGCAGGCGCAGAGCGACACCGAGGCGCAGAAGCTTGGCGACGAGGCGCATACGGAACTGTTCAGCGAGGACATGTTCCCCAGCGCGTCCAAGTGCGCCGCCTGTCATGAGGAGATCTACAGGGAGTGGTCGTCTTCGAACCACGCCTACGCGTCGATCTCGCCCATGTTCCACAAGTTCGAGCAGGCGATCACGAACCTGACTCAGGGCACGATCGGCACCTTCTGCGTGCGCTGCCATCAGAGCGTCGGCACGACGCTCGGCGAATCGCGTGCCGCGCCGTTGTGGGAGCGCAGCCAGGTGGCGCGCGAGGGCATCACCTGCATCACCTGCCACCGCGTCAACAACACCTACTACAAGGTGAACGGCGAGCGGCGGATCGAGCCCGGCCGCATCTACGCGCCGGTCTACACCAACTCCGACGGCGAGACGCTCAAGAAGGTCATCAAGGACAAGAGCTTCTACCGCGTCGCCACCTCCGACGAGGAGCGCGGCAACCAGATCCACACCGAGGTGGTCAAGTTCGAGCAGATCTCGAAATCCGAGTTCTGCGCCAGCTGCCACCAGGTGGCCGTGAACCTGGGCATCAAGCTTGAGGTGGTCTGGGACCAGTACCGCGACAGCCCGGCTCTGCGTGAGGGCATCACCTGTCAGGAATGCCACATGGGCAAGGTTCCGGGCAGGGCCGAAGGATATGCTCAGGGGCCGGCCGCAGTGGTGAACGGCGAGGAGATCAATCCGGACCGCCGCCGCAGCAATCACGCCTTCTACGGTCCGGGCTACCCGATCGCCCATCCGGGCATCTTCCCGCACAACCCGGTCGCCGAGAACTGGACCATCGAGGAATGGCTGCAGTTCGACTGGCGCGCCGGCTGGGGCACCGAGGAGTTCGAGGACAAGGTATACAACGGCGAGATCGAGGTCGATTTCCCCGAGGTCTGGTCTTCCGAGGACGATCGTTTCGAGGCCCGCTACATCATCGAGGAGAACCTCGAAGGGCTGGAATACAAGAAGGAACTGCGCCGGGCGGTGATGGAGAACGGCAGCCATCTCGACGGCCCGTTCTTCGACGGCGCCCCGCGTGTCGGCCAGGACTTCCAGTTCGCCTACAAGGTCACCAACACGAACTCGGGCCACAATCTGCCCTCGGGCAGCCTGGGCGCCCAGCCGGAGATCTGGCTGAACGTCGCGCTGACCGATCCGGACGGCAACCGCATCTGGGAATCGGGTTACGTGGACAGCGCCGGCGACATGGCCGACCTTCATTCGGAGGACGTCCAGCAGGGCAAGATCGAGCATGACCGCCAGCTGTTCAATCTTCAGACCAAGTTCCTGACCACCAACGTGAAGGGAACGGATCGGGAGATGTTCCTGCCGGTGAACTTCGACGTCGATCAGCGGCCGTTCCTGCGTCAGCCGAACGTGCCGACAACGGTTCTCAACCACCCGCAGTTCGTGCGGATGGAGGCCCGTTCGATCCCGCCGCTGTCGTCCCGCGACGCCGAATATTCGGTGCCGGGCGAACTGCTCACCAAGCCGGGCACCTACAAGCTCTCGGCTCGGATGCGCAGCCGCGCGGAACCCATCTACTTCATGCGCTTCGTCGGCGCGACGAAGGAGATGGAGCAGTCGATGAACCAGTGGATGCTGGACATGCATCCCTACACTGTGGAGATCGAGGTCCAGTAG
- a CDS encoding cytochrome c3 family protein: MTHQTVGESCTDCHAFGGPATTAHNAVFDGGGGFATDSPSAETRTDCVMCHTEHKGKDANIAPMKDAQCNSCHQSTVSSFSRDHPAFAAGFPHDRRGSIQFNHVNHFSQYFPKELAEDKQPTCVTCHDVQRAGLDVPPGSFEQNCASCHLEGITDRSLRLITLPYLEEDPFDMDQVAEVCGPTPDQVEFLRARAEGGDPDEVEFDEYFYEDWGDYLSPPMALMLGAPPDDNYEYNEPVGEFFMALAESGLEPMVERLEAVPGDARPERLLAGLDGELLRRAACAWMQKMEYEAPSELTGGGWQSEGVSVSYRPTGHADPIARAWFDFAVNAPRAAEAAGADEIVIEQAELLQTTLLGDTGLGNCAKCHAVTEVTDKSGEGGEDAAKLMVEWGYQPVEDRPYVQYDHGPHVNLLGPGTLCATCHKLNPEADYAASFKHFDATDFAPGFKPIGKETCTQCHTEAKVRQDCQLCHEYHLEPGFIRTMGFQQTAQEPERPGQDGG; encoded by the coding sequence GATTCGCCGAGCGCGGAGACGCGCACCGACTGTGTGATGTGCCACACCGAGCACAAGGGCAAGGACGCGAACATCGCGCCGATGAAGGACGCCCAGTGCAACAGCTGTCACCAGAGCACCGTCAGTTCCTTCTCCAGGGATCATCCGGCTTTCGCCGCCGGTTTTCCGCATGATCGCCGCGGTTCCATCCAGTTCAATCACGTCAATCACTTCAGCCAGTATTTTCCGAAGGAATTGGCCGAGGACAAGCAGCCGACCTGCGTGACCTGCCACGATGTTCAGCGTGCCGGGCTCGACGTGCCGCCGGGCAGCTTCGAGCAGAACTGCGCCAGCTGCCATCTGGAGGGAATCACCGACCGTTCGCTGCGTCTGATCACCCTGCCGTATCTGGAAGAAGATCCCTTCGACATGGATCAGGTGGCGGAGGTCTGCGGGCCGACACCGGATCAGGTCGAGTTCCTGAGGGCGCGCGCCGAGGGCGGCGACCCGGACGAAGTCGAATTCGACGAGTATTTCTACGAGGACTGGGGCGATTATCTCTCGCCGCCCATGGCGTTGATGCTGGGCGCACCGCCGGACGACAACTACGAGTACAACGAACCCGTGGGCGAGTTCTTCATGGCGCTGGCCGAGTCGGGGCTCGAACCGATGGTCGAGCGGCTGGAGGCAGTGCCGGGCGACGCCCGTCCGGAACGTCTGCTGGCCGGCCTCGATGGCGAACTCCTGCGCCGCGCTGCCTGCGCCTGGATGCAGAAGATGGAGTACGAGGCGCCGAGCGAACTGACCGGCGGCGGCTGGCAATCGGAAGGGGTGTCGGTCAGCTACCGTCCGACGGGCCACGCCGATCCGATCGCCCGGGCTTGGTTCGACTTCGCCGTGAACGCGCCGCGGGCGGCCGAAGCGGCGGGTGCTGACGAGATTGTGATCGAACAGGCGGAGCTGCTTCAGACCACACTTCTGGGCGATACCGGCCTGGGCAACTGCGCCAAGTGCCACGCTGTGACTGAGGTCACCGACAAATCAGGCGAAGGTGGAGAAGATGCGGCCAAGCTGATGGTCGAATGGGGTTATCAACCAGTGGAAGATCGTCCCTACGTGCAATACGACCACGGCCCCCATGTCAATCTGCTCGGCCCGGGAACACTATGCGCAACATGCCACAAGTTGAATCCCGAAGCGGATTACGCCGCGTCGTTCAAACACTTCGATGCGACGGACTTCGCGCCCGGGTTCAAACCGATCGGCAAGGAGACTTGCACCCAGTGTCATACCGAGGCAAAAGTTCGACAGGACTGTCAGCTTTGCCACGAATATCATCTGGAGCCGGGTTTCATTCGGACGATGGGCTTCCAGCAGACAGCACAAGAACCGGAACGGCCCGGCCAGGACGGAGGTTGA